The segment GATCCCAGCACCCCAGTCGCGATTTGCACTGACGTACTTTTCGGCGTTTTCCGGCAGCTTGACCTGGATCTTCTCCAGTTGGTCGGTTGAAATCTTCTGGCCGGGAACCAGCGTCTCCGCTGCCGCGTACACAGTGATCGTGTCGCTTGCCACCCGGACCAGTTGCCAGGTAGCGGAGACAGCGGCCGCGACAAGCAGAATCCCGATCAACAGCCGCGCGTCACGCCAGGATGGTTGCTTGAGCCGTCGCGCCACTGCCATTTCCGCACCCCACCAGCCGTTCAGAGCTCCCCGGATTCTCCGGTGACATTGACCTACATCAGGCCTCAAGTTGTAATATTTGATAGGTAACGTGGGCAAAGCAAGCAATTCCGCTACGATGAATTACCGATCAACCAGCCAGAATCAGACATTCGCGACAATCAGTCCTATTCGTCGCTAGCTAGGAGCCTTGAAGATGCCAGTCGAAGTGCGGTTCTTACCACTGACCGATGTTGCGGCAATCCTGAACGTTTCCGGCGCCCAGGCCCGCGCCCTCGTGCGTTCGGGCGAGCTGCGTGCCATCAAGGTCGGCGGACGCGGACAGTGGCGGGTCGAGAAGACCGAGCTGGAGAACTATATTCAGCGGATGTACGAACAGACCGACAAGGCAATCACCGAAGAAGACTTCGATCTGGATACCGAACCTAGCTGACGCTGCGCACAAATGCCACAGACCCGAACTGCAGAACGACTGTCGTTCGGATCGCCCTCGGCCGGCGTGCCACGTCCGCTGCGTGCTCGGCGACGTCGATATGGTCCCTGCCCACCCGATCGATTGTTCCGGTGACAACGGCAGGATCACCAGCGGGACTGTGCGGCGCATAGCCAGGCCACAGGCCGATCATCACCGGCTGACGATCACGACTCAATGCCCGGTAAACGTGACCGATCGGTAACTTCGCCAGGACGGTATCGTCGTCCACTCTGTCCCTGCCCAGACCGCGCACGGCAGTAATGGCCGAGTAGGGCACCACGATCTGCCCCGGTGCGGAATCCACACCCTGGGGAGCCTCCAGCACCAGCCACTGCGCCCCCAGCGATACAACCTCGCCCTGACAGGAATGCGCCCCCAGTTGCAGCGACAGCACCGCACCCTGGTGACCGCGCAGCCTCGAGGCGAACGAGGTTTCGGCGTTCTCAGCCCGGATGATTTCCGGAAGTTCAGCTTCCCGATCGGCGCGGGCCGCGGCGTCCATTCGGGCTTCCAGATCCTCAAATAGATCGTTCCAGCGCACCTCGGACCTCCCCCTACCGCAAGTCAACCAGTCGGCTACACCTTAGCCCTCGACCGGCAGGCAGCCTCACGGCTGCCATACCTAAATGGCGATAAAACCAGTAAACATCATCAAACAATAGCTATTGACGTCCAAACGGAGCAGAACTAGCCTTACCTCTATTCATTGACGAGGAGGAAATGTGCGAGCTCACCAACTGGTTTCGGCGTCGTCCCGGCTTCTCTTGCTTCCGGCAGTTCTCGCGGGCGGATTCGTCGGCCTGGCGTTGACGGTTCAGTCGGCAGGCACCGCCTTGACGGTATTGCGCGGCGACAGCCCCGATATCGCTGCCGCCGTCGCCTTGCTGGCGGCGGTGATCGCTTCCATCTGCCTGGCCCGGCTATTGCTTGGCCTGATCCTGTCCAGTACGGGCATGCTCCTCGCGCGCTTTCGGCCCGGTAGTGGCCGGCGTCTGCTCGTCCTGGGCAGGCTGTTCACTCCCGCTGTCTGCCGCCCGCTGGTTCTCGGCGTCTCGGCCACGGTGGTCAGCGTGTCCCTGGTGTCCTGTGGCCCCTCCGGCCGACTGTCCGAGCTACCGGATCCAGGCTGGCAGGCTGGTTCCACCCAGCTGAGAGAGCCAGGCTGGCCGGTCACCCAGCTGCCCGAGCCGAGTGAGTCATCCCCGACTCCCCAGCACACTCCCCCAGATCCTGATCCTGATCCAGATCCAGGCCCTGACCCAGAACCTCAGCCCCAGCACAAACCGCCCGATCCTGATCAGCGGCCGCCCGGCTCCAACTACGTCACCGTACGAGCCGGTGACACCCTCTGGCAGCTCGCCGCACAGGACCTCGGCGCTACCGCGACGCCGCGCCAGATAGCGCGAAGCAGCGCGGAATGGCATCGGGTGAACCGCGAGATCATCGGCGCCGATCCCGACCTGCTGATGCCTGGCCAGCGGCTTCGGCCACCACAGGACTGATCATGTCCGATACCGCGACGAACACCCCGGAGCAGCGGCCGCTGCGGTTGGTGCCACTGGTCGTCTCACCCGCCGCTGCGTTCCGGACGGAGGCGAAGGTGACAGCCACGTCGGCACCAGGGCACGCCGCCGGCACACCGTCGACACCTCCGTCAGGCGGCGGTCTGATGCCAGAGCCGACGCAGGCCGCGGAACCGGTCTGCAAGGGCTTCGCGGTAGCAATCGTCGAGGCGATCTACGGAGTGCGTCCGGTGACCC is part of the Saxibacter everestensis genome and harbors:
- a CDS encoding helix-turn-helix domain-containing protein, coding for MPVEVRFLPLTDVAAILNVSGAQARALVRSGELRAIKVGGRGQWRVEKTELENYIQRMYEQTDKAITEEDFDLDTEPS
- a CDS encoding LysM peptidoglycan-binding domain-containing protein, which produces MRAHQLVSASSRLLLLPAVLAGGFVGLALTVQSAGTALTVLRGDSPDIAAAVALLAAVIASICLARLLLGLILSSTGMLLARFRPGSGRRLLVLGRLFTPAVCRPLVLGVSATVVSVSLVSCGPSGRLSELPDPGWQAGSTQLREPGWPVTQLPEPSESSPTPQHTPPDPDPDPDPGPDPEPQPQHKPPDPDQRPPGSNYVTVRAGDTLWQLAAQDLGATATPRQIARSSAEWHRVNREIIGADPDLLMPGQRLRPPQD